The DNA segment TCTTAAAATCCTTTGAAttttagctgggcggtgatggcgcgcgcacgcctttaatcagaGCTCTCGTGAGGCGGAGGCTGgcgtgtctctgtgagttcaaggccagcctggtgcacaagcgctagttccgggacaggctccaaagctacagagaaatccagtctcgaAAAACCTGTGGTCTCATAGGGAGGGGGTTGAGAAAGTAAAATTTCTGGGGAGGGAAATGAATGGCCCttatgtctctctttctgtccagaATGTTTAGTGAAATCGCTTGTCAATCAGTTATTAAGGGAATATAAAATCTGTTTGGGGCAGTTTTTGCTCAGAATTTTGTATAGTATGTGTTTTGATCTTTTTGTTGCAAAATGTCATGAAGGTATAGAGTTGGAAGGAATGCATGTTATAAATCACGTGTCATCAACCTTTCTAACTCTGTAATGTGTTCAGGTGAGGAAGCGTGTCTGCCGTTGTAGAGTGACCCAGAGAGAACGTGACAGATTAAGGATTGGAAGACTAACGTAGTAATTCACTATTTTGGGTGTGTTGCTTAAAAGTTAGCATGCGTGGGTGTTAATAAAAGCTCTTAGGTTACAGGTTCTCTGTAAAGAACTCCCAAATCCAACAAACTAATTGGTGTCTGAATAACCCGCTAAACACTCCTGCCAGTTTGGGGACTCCAAAGCATTAATGAGTTCAGGGGCGAGggtagagagaaagggaagaggaatgaCTAGTAAGTGGATACAAACTTAAAAAGAGACGAGCAAGGTCTGATGTCTTGCCACACAGTAGCACGGCTAGTTTAAAAGTGTCCTCTGTTatgccagcagtggtggcgcaagcctttaatcccagcactggggacacagaggcaggcggatctctgagagttctgCCTGGTCTTCCAAGTgagttacacatagaaaccctgtctcaaaaaaacgagagagagagagataaaagcaaCCTCTGCATTTCTCAAATAAATGATTGAAAATTTGAGGTGATAGATaggtacacttttttttttttcgagacagggtttctctgtagtttttggtgcctgtcctggaactagctctgtagaccaggctggcctcgaactcacagagatctgcctgcctctgccttccgagtgctgggattaaaggcgtgcgccaccaccgcccggcaataggTACACTTTTCAAAGGGCTGCATTATACCCCccaaatgcaatttttaaaaatagtttattttatgtatatgagtgttttgtctgtatgtgtatatgtaccactTGCATGTCTGGTCCCACAGAGGGCACAAGAGAGAGTTGGATACCCGGAAATGGAGTTATGGACAGCCATAAGTCACCATGTCCATGCTGAAAATTGAacaaggtcctctggaaaagcagccagtgctcttaaccactgagccatccagccCCGATCAGTACAATTATTGTGTGTCAGTTTGGAAACAGCCCTTTCTCCCAGCAAAGCACAATGTAACGCTTCTCTGACTTGACTAACGGAGCACCCCCAGCACCCACTGGAGCTGACACCACCTCAGACCTAATGAATCAAAATGTCTGGGGTAGAGCTGTGGAATCTCTCCATTTTTAACAGTAAGATTCTACTCTTCCTCATGATCAGTCTGGATCTTTGAAGATAGCTTCCTGCCCGGTTTTGAAGGTGCTGgctttggaaaataaaacaaaaatcagcaaTCATGTGCTTCCTGTTCACGTTTCTTCATGCATCTTTTCTTTCAGTTCCTTTGCTCTCCTGAAATTGAATGTGTGTGAACAGAGTCTCCGTTTTCTTACTCTGAGACTGAAATATCGCAGTCTTCTGACTTACTGTCAGTCATTGTGCCGTAGTGCTTCATAGGAAGCAGTTCATCCCTCGTCCTCTGCTTAGATATGTAGGTACTAATGCAAGGTCTACTTACACTGTCAAATATTATCCTTGATTTGAAAAGACTTTGGGGGGTTTCTATCTTGTTGTAAGGCTTGTTGGAGCCTAAGGATTCTAAACCCTCACAAGTGCTTTGCTGTTTCTTTATAGTGTATTCTAAAATGGGTACACAGAGGGCAAATCAACATCACCATCTTTTGTCTGGAAAATTAATGACATTAGCCAgccggtagtggtgcacacctttaatcccagtactcaggaggcagaggtaagcagatctctcagctcaaggccagcctggtcttcagattgagttctaggacagacaaggctacacagagaatccctgttttgaaagaaaaaaaataatgacatgaatCTTTTTGAGAGCTAAAACAGGTCTTTGTTTCTCCAAGATTCGGCTGTCACTCACAGTGATTGAGATTTCTCATTTGTGGCACCACAGTATTCCAAGAACAAGTCCCAGCAAGGGTTACTTATGAGCGTCTTCTAGTCCTTCAGTCTTCTTGAGTAGGTCCTGTcaacctccttgctgatattctTTCCAGGGGGCTTTTACAACTATTTAAGCTTTGTATCACTCTATAGAAATGAGAAGAAGTGtaactgatttttgttgttgttgttgttgttgttgggatagggtttccctatgtagccctggctgtcctggaactcactctgtagccaggatatccttgaactcagagatctgcctgcctctgcctcccgagtgctgggattcatggCTTGTTCCACCACCACACAGCAAccgttgttctttttaaaatgggaaatcGTTGTGCCtcctatttctcctttccacGATTAGTGCATTTTCTATACCTCAGGTGAGTTGTTCAGAAGAGGGACACAAAATATTCTCAAATTGCTTTAATCCACATCTTTCCTCCACAATACAAAGAAGGAAGTATGGTAATCAGCTCTTCACAGGTGGATGTGAGAATTAAGTGAGCTGATACAATATAAAAACCCTTAGCAGTACCCAACAGATAGTCTTAAAGTATGTGCTGTTAGTACAGTTGTCCTGTGTTGGTACCCACTGCTAGTATAATTGTGCTGTTGGTACAGTTGTCTTGTGTTGGTACCCGCTGCTAGTATAATTGTGCTGTTGGTACAGTTGTCCTGTGTTGGTACCCGCTGCTAGTATAATTGTGCTGTTAGTACAGTTGTCCTGTGTTGGTACCCGCTGCTAGTATAATTGTGCTGTTGGTACAGTTGTCCTGTGTTGGTACCCGCTGCTAGTATAATTGTGCTGTTGGTACAGTTGTCTTGTGTTGGTACCCGCTGCTAGTATAATTGTGCTGTTGGTACAGTTGTCCTGTGTTGGTACCCGCTGCTAGTATAATTGTGCTGTTAGTACAGTTGTCCTGTGTTGGTACCCGCTGCTAGTATAATTGTGCTGTTGGTACAGTTGTCCTGTGTTGGTACCCACTGCTAGTATAATTGTGCTGTTGGTACAGTTGTCCTGTGTTGGTACCCGCTGCTAGTATAATTGTGCTGTTGGTACAGTTGTCCTGTGTTGGTACCCGCTGCTATTATAATTGTGCTGTTGGTACAGTTGTCCTGTGTTGGTACCCGCTGCTAGTATAATTGTGCTGTTAGTACAGTTGTCCTGTGTTGGTACCCGCTGCTAGTATAATTGTGCTGTTGGTACAGTTGTCCTGTGTTGGTACCCGCTGCTAGTATAATTGTGCTGTTGGTACAGTTGTCCTGTGTTGGTACCCGCTGCTAGTATAATTGTGCTGTTGGTACAGTTGTCCTGTGTTGGTACCCGCTGCTAGTATAATTGTGCTGTTGGTACAGTTGTCCTGTGTTGGTACCCGCTGCTAGTATAATTGTGCTGTTGGTACAGTTGTCCTGTGTTGGTACCCGCTGCTAGTATAATTGTGCTGTTGGTACAGTTGTCCTGTGTTGGTGCCCGCTGCTAGTATAATTGTGCTGTTGGTACAGTTGTCCTGTGTTGGTGCCCGCTGCTAGTATAATTGTTCCGTGctggtatatacacatatgtcatAAGCAGCTAGGACCAATAAGTTACACCATAAGTTTTACAAAGTTGAGTGGTTTCGAATAGCAAGCTAAAGACGTCTCTTTCTAATCCAGATATGCCACTAAacaatatcctttttttttttcagatggaacTAGAAGCTTTACGTTCTATTTATGAAGGAGATGAAAGCTTCCGGGAATTAAGTCCGGTTTCGTTTCAGTACAGGGTAAGACACAGCATGTACAGTGCATGTATTTCTCTGCTAGGGAAGGGGTGTGGAGGCTGCAGAGTCCGGCTCCATCTTCTAACTTAGTGAGTTAACTTTATTATATTCCTGTGTTTTCTGAAATTTCTACTTTTCTagaaatgttttgtgtgtgtttctgggggcCCAGAAGATGTCATCcaatcccctagagctggagttacagagggttgtaagCCACAAATGGTGTAAACCAAATGGGGCTCTTGGAAAAACAGCCAGTaatcttaacaactgagccatctctccagccctcctgacACAGTTAAATGAAACTTATCTCTATGACATTGTTATTGGTAACATTTGAAAACTTAACCCAGAACCTTTTTAACatagatattattttattatgtgtctgggtgtttgaCAGCAAGTATGTCagtgcaccacatacatgtcaGGTACTCCCAGAGCccagaagggggcactggatccccttGAACTAGAttcatagacagttgtgagttgacatgtgggtgctgcagaatgaacccaggtcttctgaaagggcaaccactgagccatctcttcaacctaATTTAGAaccttaaaaaaatgttttaattgattATAAAACATTAGAGGTAAAAGAAATCTTAAggcatctctcttttttttttttttttttttttttttttagtttttcgagacagggtctctgtggctttggagcctgtcctggaactagctctgtagaccaggctggtctcgaactcacagagatccgcctgcctctgcctcccgagtgctgggattaaaggcgtgcgccaccatcgcccggctaaggcATCTCTCTTAAAGATGGCTTCCCTGAGTTCTAGCTTCCTGGACTCTGTCACAGCTGACGTTGCTCTAGAACCCTCAAATTTGCTTGACCTGTAGACTATAACTGGAAAtgggtttttgttcatttgcttagGGCAGAGTGTCACCACGTAGCCCACGTCTAGCCTTGAATTCTTGCTTCTTTTATCTCAGACTCCCAAGTGTGACTAGGGAACACATGCTCTAAGCactgattctcagccttcctcctaTGCCGTGAACTTTGAATATAGTTTCTCATGTCGTGGTGACTCCCAGCCAGAAAAGTATTTTCACTACTGCTTCATCACTGTCCTTTTGCTAcggttatgaatcgtaatgtcaacatctgtgttttctgatggtcttaggtgacccctgtgcaAAGGTCATCTGACCCAAAATGGGGTGGAgagccacaggctgagaaccactgctctctgGCAGTCCCCGGTTCTTCAGGCCCACGATCTTTATACTGCCTtcatctgggtgacaactataGTTATTACTTTACTGGTTGCCGTGACAAAATTCCTGACAGAGCAACTTGAGGACCAAGCCAGAGAGATAGGCTCCACGGCCTGAGCTAGAACCAGTCCGCAAAGCTGTCCTCTGTTACCACACAAATCCCACAGtaggaacaaataaatacatctttttaaaacgTTAAAACTTAAGGAAAGAAGAGTTTCCCTGGGCTCAGAGTTTGGACGTGCAGCCCACTGGTGGAAGCCATGACACAAGGGTCCCGTGGGAGGCTGCTCCTTATACAGTGCCCAAAGTCGGGAGACAGAGAACGTTGCTTCTGcccacttctctgtctctcctgactCCAGCTCATAGAATGGTATCCACATCAGGGTGAGCCTTCCCACCTCACTTAGCCCAATccagaaaatccctcacagacatgcccagaggatGTTTCTGTGGTGactctaaatcccatcaagttgtCGCTATCAACCATCACAACCACTAGGGAACTCTTAAGGCCAAACTTCATGATGGAATTAAGACCTGGTCCTTCTGGTTAAATCCAGCTAGCTGCCTTCTGAGATTTCCCCAGCCACTGCCGCCTTTTCTCTACCAGGGACACTAAGAATTCCCATGTGGTTTCCTAATTGTCTCCAGTAACAGTGTCAGTTACTTATTGAGCACAGTGTACAGAATGGTCCAGGATATGCGGTGTTCTCTGCAATAGAACGAAACACAGAACTGGATAGCGCATGTCCACAGTCAAAGGAGGAGAGTCAGGGATCCTCCCATCCGACCTTCTATTCTCCAATAGAACAGTTTAGTAGGCTCCTAAatgactccccacccccaccccacttctaCTTCTGCGTTTTCAGCTTCCCTCTTATATGGAACCACAAGTTCAGAGCTCTTTAACACTCTGAAGCATTTAAGTAGCCCGGCAATAGCCTGTTTAAAGAGGCTTCTTCCTGGGCTTCTCTTGCCTGTAGAGTGATGGCTCTATTCTTAGATCCATAACCCAAGTCCActttgaaaaagatttatttttattttgtgtatatgagtgttttgcttggatgtagtgtgtgtgtgtgtgtgtgtgtgtgtgtgtgtgtgtgtgtgtgtgttcagggagAGGCACATCTATGCCACAACGCATGTGAGTTGGTCATCCTCTTCCACTATgcgggttccagggatcaaactcaggtcatcagacttgacagcagGTGCCTTTCTTTACCCCTCTGACCTGTCTCGCTGGCCCCTGGAGTGAGAAGCTCGATTCAGACCAGCATTATTAACAGACGTTAAAATCTCCAGGCAAAGGTTGCTAAGAAACAGGGTAGTGACGTATTTGTGTGTTATTACTGCatgggttttctttattaccCTCTCCGCTGAAGAAATTAGCCCCAGTGGCGAATCCTGATAGGATGCCCACGAGCTCCCACACCGCCTCTCATGCCCCATCTGAACCTGAACAGAGGAAGTAGTTGTCTATATTTGGGGATGTTAGTCAGAAAAACCAGCCTGAGCTCTTAATGTCATAACAGACTTTCAAAAGCCAGGGAGAAGGTTCCATTAAGGTAGACAACCAAACAGAGTTAAACCTTCAGTGAATTTCAGCTTTCTAGGCTGGAAGTGCATTTGATAAAGGGTATAGTTGGGGAATttgtaatataaattatatattagatGAGGTTTTTTTATATCAATGTTGAGTTGTTGGACGTGGGATGATTATCTTGGGGCTATATAAGATAtcctaagggtttttttttttcactcttaaTAACTAAAGATGTTTCATTACTTCTAAATGcttcaacaaaaaacaaagtgggGAAAACCACGTTAAAGGAGTAGGTGCTGCCCTCTGTGCTAAGGGGAAGACAGGGAAGTGACCGGGTGTGTAGTAAATGCGTACCAGTGAGTATGTATCATGCCAGTTTAGCTTTTCCTTAAgagtaaaacttttaaataaaaacttgacCCGGAATTTTTAACAGGAGTTTCTTACCAGGAATTCTCTTGGCCTGCGGCATCCTCCCCCGAGTCCATTGCTTTGCTTGTCTCAGCCTTACACTGTGTTTTCTGGTCTCCGGTCCCTTGAACAGCTTGTACCGGCCTTCCTGTTTTTTGTGCCTGCTGCTGTTTAGCAGCTGGAAAGCTGAAAGGCAATCTGTTACAAGTTTGTGGGTAATTACTTTTGTCCATTGGCtgcttaggttttgttttgtttccgatACATGGTTTCTTCTGTGTATGTCTTCTGgagacccggctggcctcaagctcaagagagtcacctgcctccgcctcccagtGCTACCACCCCCTCCCAGCGCTACCACCCCCTCCAGCgctaccaccccaccccctcccagtgctaccaccccccccccccagcgctACCACCCCCTCCCAGCGCTACCACCCCCTCCCAGTGCTACCACCCCCTCCCAGTGCTACCACCCCCTCCCAGCGCTACCACCCCCTCCCAGCGCTACCACCCCCTCCCAGCGCTACCACCCCCTCCCAGCGCTACCACCCCCAGCCCTGTTGTCATGCTGTTCCTTGTTGTTCTTGTCTTAACTGCAGCCTCCGAAACAAAACATGTAAAGTGTATCCTTGGCGGTTGTCGAGCTGGCCGCTGATTGAGAAATGGGCCCTCGGCAGCAATGGAGCTCCCTGAAGCCCCAGGGGACTAAAATTGAAACTCTATCTAGTCCCCTCACCTTGGCCAGTCCTCCCCAGAACCTCTGAACTTCTCAGCTTATGTGCTTCTGAGTCTGAACGCGAATGTTGGAAAGAATCATTTTGCAGGTCGTAATTTAGGTCTTTTGGTCACTTTCCACAAGCCTAAGATTCCCTTTTCTTCAGATAGGTGAAGATGGTGATCCCAAAGCCTTCCTAATAGAGATTTCCTGGACAGAGACCTATCCCCAGACGCCTCCGGTTATATCTATGAACGCCTTTTTTAACAACACCATGTGAGTAGTCTAGTTTTCATTGCTTGGTCCTTGCCTTCTGTTTGACACACTCTGACAGTCTGATGTCTCTGCGTTGTAGCTCCTCGGCTGTGAAGCAGAGCATCTTAGCCAAGCTACAGGAAGCGGTAGAAGTGAACCTTGGCACCGCCATGACCTACACGTTGTTCGAGTATGCAAAGGACAATAAAGAGCAGTTCATGGAGAACCACCATCCTGGGAATTCTACGCCAGTGAGTGTGTGGTTGATTCTGCCAGCTGGTTTTGGTCTGGGCATGTTAATTAACTTTTGctgcgttttttttttaattaaagacttTGTGttagatttaaacagagaattacATTTGATTTAAGTAAGACAATGAATCTtagatttcttctattttgtgGAGAAAATGGAATTATGTTCTGTCCATTTTACCCTTCAGCAAAGATTAAAATACTTCTTTCTAACCATTAAAATTGAAGCCAGGTGTGGCGATGTgtcctgaggaggcagaggctaggtctgtgatttcaaggccaacctgggatgtAAGTAAGATACTGtcttaaaagaggaagaaagaaaaaaagtcatatCTTAGTTCCATTCGAGGCCAACACGTGTTCAAATCCTCCCTGCCCATCTTTTTTAACCCTGTGACTTTGGCCAACTTTCTTAACCTCTGTGCTCAGATTCTCATTTGTCAAATGGAGTTATAATAGCGTCTACTTTATACGATTGTGGTAAGGCCCAAATAAATGGTATAATGCAGTCACAGCAATACTCGTCATGTGCTAAGTATTTTAGATTTTAGCTATCATAGCTGCTAACTATGCAAgcccaaatattttaaagatttttttcaggaAACCAAAAGAGCTGGGTGGAATGTATGAGTTTTCTAAAGATGTACCAATAATGACAGCAAGTTCGGTGATTTAGACAATTTTGTTGGAACCTCTTCAACATAACATGGGTGATCAGACTTCCTTCTCGGGGTCCCAGTTGAACTGCCACCCCATTGTTGTGTCCTTGAAAATGAGCCTCTGCGAGAGCAAGACCAGTGAGGTATAAGGACACCTGACTGAATAAGTGAATAACAGCAGTAACGCCTTCGGTTTTTGTAAATTTAGAAACCCACCGCCGCCCCCTTCAAGAAGAAGTTATGTTGAGTCTGATCCAGTAGGTTTTAAGGCGCGAGTCTAAGATCTGTTTCTGTTCTTATAGACACCCATAGCCAATATCGTCTCTGTTGAAGCTCCCAGCACAGCCCCATCAAgtaagaaaaaagacaagaaagaacaaCTTTCCAAAGCTCAGAAACGCAAGCTGGCAGATAAGACGGGTATGCATTGTTCTTTGTCTTTGTTAACACGGGCCATGGGTGGACTTCACTGTGGTGGGGGTGCTTGTTCTGTTTAGGGTTACAGGATTAATTCCTTAGTCTATCCGTGGAACATCTGAATCAGAGACCTGTTAGTCACAGTCAAAAATACCATTATTTATTACTGCTCCATCGTGACATCATCATTTGGAAAAAGACAATGAGTCACAAAGAAGTTATAAACATTCCCTCTGAGGAACATTGGAAAAATGGACAAAACATGTGGCCCACTTGAACACTGTAACATTGTGTGGGATTTTATTTACCTGTGTGACAGGTTTGGACGTTTAAGGGCTGTGTAAAATAAAAAGCTTTCACGGTCTGGTGCATCATTCCCATCTGAGCACAGGCAGTTCATATTTTTTGCCTGTTGTTAACTTCATTGTACAATGAGATTTCAGAAAAGAATTCCCACGTGTCTGATAGCAGACTCCTAGGAAAAGGAATATCAACTCCAGCTCAATCAACAGTAATGTTTGCTCCTTTTTCTCTAACTTGGAAATTTcaaatggggactggagagatggctcagaggttgggagcgctgactgctcttccagaggtcctgagttcaattcccagcaaccacatggtggctcacagccatctataatgagatctggtgccctcttctggcctgcaagcatacatggaaggaatgttgtatacgtaataaataaatttaaaaaaaaaaaagaaaatttcaaatggaCATCAGTTTGAATTTTCCCAatcaaggaaaaggaaaatgttggTGTACACACACTTTTACATAAAAATGTGCGTGGGCTCATGTGCACCGTGTCTGTGAAGTGCTCGTGGAGGCCCCAAACAGGTGTTGGAGCCCCTCGACCTGAAATTGCAGGCAGCtgctgatgtggatgctgggaatctgtCTTTCATCCCGGAAGGGCAGCAAGTGATCTAGCCCCCGCCCTTTCTTTTGTGAAGGGATATTAGggatattttatttaatgtctgtggatgatagaataaaaagaaaccaacacTGTGTTGGTTTTCATAAACAGTTTGAAACTGCAACTTTGTGGTCTAAAAGTCTCGGCATTGTTCACCTCAGAGCAGGCAGCAGTAAAGCGTAAATAACTGAAGTAAATATATTAGCTATTGCGGTCTGTTTTCTAGAATTCTGGTTATTGTCTTTCTGGAGTATTTTAGCATAACTCTAATGGGATAGCCTGGGCATCTGCACTGATGGTCCAACCGTGTACCCTCAGAATCTGTGACATAAGATTCTTGCTGATCTGAAAGAGAACAGAACCGTGGGCATCAGGGACTGGGCTCCTATAATTGCCTCTCTCTGAGAGAACCATTGGTTTCTGACTGCTTTGCTGGACAGTCAATACAGGTGAATACCCTTTGTCCACGTGCTTGGGACCAGAAGAGTTCAGAGCTCACGGCCTTCCAGATTCAGGAATGTTGTCATAGTTCCTGATTGAACAGCCATAAGTCAAGATCTAAAATGTTCCAAAATCTAAAACTTCTCAAACAGTTTCCGATTTTGGAGCATTTTTTCAGATCTGTATAGAACTTGTTTCAAATATCAATTTTTTTAAGGTTCCATAAAATGAGCTTAGCCACCTACGTGAAGAATAAGAAAGCTAAGCCATTTGAAATAGAAgaatttttgttattatattttatatgttatttactttgtgcacatatgtgtcatgtgtgggcacatgtgtacCATAGCATgtatgtgaagatcagaggacaattttaggGGCCCAGGGATGAACTCAGGGGTCAGGTTTGGCAGCATGTACCTTCACCTGCTGGGCCATCGTTTTGGCCCTAATATTGAAGAATTTTTAAGTAAATCGTTTACTTGTTAACttgttctttaaatttaaatattaaaaggatGAAATCATTTTGTAAACTATGCATTTTTATATGAGTCCTTATAAGCTTTGGTCCAAACATTCTCAATACAgcgatggttctcaaccttcctaatactgttaccttttaattcagttcctcatgttgtggtgacccccaaccataaagttatttattgttgctacttcataactgtaattttgctactgttatgaagcattatgtaaatatctgaccCCTGTGGAGgtatggcccacaggttgagaacacagCAATAGGGTGAAGCTCCCTTTGAAAAACGTTTTACCAGCGCGTGGTCAAGCTGTCCATAAGTTAACTTTCACTCCCCTTGAGTCCTGAAGCCAAACATTTATCAGTGTCATCTTGCTTATCTGGAGCCAAGTGCCCTGATATGAATCCTGGAACAGAGCTAGTCCCGCGTCCTACCCACATAAACACTGGCCTTGTAGGAGGTAGAACTCCCCACCTGCGTCGGAGCAGTGTGGTAATCGCACCCCTCACTTTTCCTTGGTAACGGGTTTGTCTTGCACACTTTCATCTACTTGTTGTGTGCAGTAGTATAAAGAACACTATTTGCTAGGATGTTGGTTCATTTACAACCAGTGGTCGGTCTTACTAAGGTTACTGATTTTTGTCCTCTAGATCACAAAGGGGAGCTCCCTCGAGGCTGGAACTGGGTTGATGTCGTGAAGGTACAGCTTACTTACTTTCAAGTCTTCAAAGTTGTTACAGTTATTGCCATCAAATAATGAGTTGTctgttttccatttccttcctgcctcctttggGATCTCATGGATATCTGTTTACATTTTTGGACTCAGCATGTAAGTATTGTTGAAGCCTTCGCATTCTCTGCTTCCTCGGTCTTAGAGCATTAAAGCTAAGTAGGAAGCGTAGCTCCCGTCTCTGCTGCCATGTCCCCCAGGGTCAGCCTCACTGGAGAATAGATGTGTGTGAATCCAGACATCTCCTGTTGAGCTAGATCATAAAGAGAGCTGCAGAATGGAGAGCTGGCACCATGCCAAGTCTTCTTTCAGAACCCGTAGTTCTTactgagggatggagagatggtgagATGGTTCTGTCCGTCTATTGCCTGTTGTGCacgcatgagggcctgagttcagatctccagcgtCCTCATA comes from the Microtus pennsylvanicus isolate mMicPen1 chromosome 9, mMicPen1.hap1, whole genome shotgun sequence genome and includes:
- the Rwdd4 gene encoding RWD domain-containing protein 4 isoform X3 translates to MGANEDQEMELEALRSIYEGDESFRELSPVSFQYRIGEDGDPKAFLIEISWTETYPQTPPVISMNAFFNNTISSAVKQSILAKLQEAVEVNLGTAMTYTLFEYAKDNKEQFMENHHPGNSTPTPIANIVSVEAPSTAPSSKKKDKKEQLSKAQKRKLADKTDHKGELPRGWNWVDVVKHLSKTGSKDNE
- the Rwdd4 gene encoding RWD domain-containing protein 4 isoform X4, translated to MGANEDQEIGEDGDPKAFLIEISWTETYPQTPPVISMNAFFNNTISSAVKQSILAKLQEAVEVNLGTAMTYTLFEYAKDNKEQFMENHHPGNSTPTPIANIVSVEAPSTAPSSKKKDKKEQLSKAQKRKLADKTDHKGELPRGWNWVDVVKVQLTYFQVFKVVTVIAIK
- the Rwdd4 gene encoding RWD domain-containing protein 4 isoform X1, coding for MGANEDQEMELEALRSIYEGDESFRELSPVSFQYRIGEDGDPKAFLIEISWTETYPQTPPVISMNAFFNNTISSAVKQSILAKLQEAVEVNLGTAMTYTLFEYAKDNKEQFMENHHPGNSTPTPIANIVSVEAPSTAPSSKKKDKKEQLSKAQKRKLADKTDHKGELPRGWNWVDVVKVQLTYFQVFKVVTVIAIK
- the Rwdd4 gene encoding RWD domain-containing protein 4 isoform X2, whose translation is MGANEDQEMELEALRSIYEGDESFRELSPVSFQYRIGEDGDPKAFLIEISWTETYPQTPPVISMNAFFNNTISSAVKQSILAKLQEAVEVNLGTAMTYTLFEYAKDNKEQFMENHHPGNSTPTPIANIVSVEAPSTAPSSKKKDKKEQLSKAQKRKLADKTDHKGELPRGWNWVDVVKLSKTGSKDNE